The Zymomonas mobilis subsp. mobilis ATCC 10988 genomic interval TCAGAATACGAATAGAATTTTCAGGATGCCCTTTCCGCGAACGGCTGACCGCGAGCTTGGCTTTCTTGATGTCGTATTTCTGACCTTTCAGATCACGATAAGCCTCGGCAATCTGGCCATCCAAACGCGCCTTTTCTTCTTCAAGACGGATAATGGATTGGAGCTTTTCAGTCAGCTCTTCGGTCGCATGAATAGAACTCATAAGACGGTCTCTCCGGTGAGAAAATAAGGGATTGCCGAATAGGCATCGGCCAAGAACCCAAAATTGGAACTGGCGGAAACAGAACAGGTCTTTTCCAAATAGGAAAGGCTGAAAAAACAATGGGTCATAAGGATGACCCGAAATTTTCAATGAAGCCTGTCAAGCCGTCATTCGCCGTAGTTGCTGAACGCTTAATCACCTCGATAAGACTTAATATTTCAGTATTAAATCTTATTAATTCATCTTTTGAGACATTTTCTAGCAAGACATAAGAACGGGTCTCTTCTGCTTGTCGAATACATTCCAAACGATCCATAAGCAGACGAAGACCGCATTCCACCTGCCCCATATGAAGATATAGGGCGTTGCTGATCTTCTGCTTGAATGTGCTGATCTCGCCATCGACTACAGAAGGCATATTTTCGGCTGCTTTAATTGTCATTTTGGCACAACTTTGGCTTCGATGATTGGGGAGAATTCGGAGCAAATTTGAAAGAATTTCGCTCATGTGCAGAACGCAGAAAGATCATCTGCAATAAGAAACGATGGATATCTCGCCTCCTCAAATTCGACATAGATACCCTTAATTTTGGACTAGACAGCTCCTGAAATCGCATACAGAAAAGAAAGAAATCAGGAAGCATATCTGATAGGACAGCCGACTGCGAAATCATCCTACAAAGCTTTACTAATATTTAATAAAAATTCACAAAAACATTTTTTATTGACTCTTGTTATCCCAGACATGCTACCACCTGTTTTATGGATTCTTTAAGATTCGCCTGTAACTTAGATGTGGTTATTACAGATAATAACCATTTCAACAAGAAATTTTTATATATTTTTATAAACACCCGTTATCTTTTTAAAAAAACCATTATTTTTGGTCTCTTATTTGCTGCTTAGAGATTAGGCTGATTGTAAAATGCTGATTATGACGAGACATGCATCATCTGAAACAACAAAGATCGAAAAGGTGCGGCAATGGCTCCGTGAGGAAAGAAATTCTCGCGGATGGAGTGCAAATAGGCTTGCAAAAGAAGCCAAACTCTCGGCAGAAGCTCGTGGCAAAATATCAGATATCAAACAGCAAACTATATCTGCATTTGAAAATGGACAGACAAAAGGTATCCCAGAATGGGTAACTTTTGTAGCAGACGCGTTTGAAGATCATCCAACACCTTCGGTAATAAAGAATATTACTGAGTCAAAATGCACGGAAACCTCGGTAAAATTACCTACTCAAACAGAACTCCGGAAAATGCTGCTTGGTTTGTTAGCTCCGATGGAAATCGGAAGCCCAGACTCATGGAATCTTAAACAAAAAATAGCATCATCGCTTGCGCAAAGACTACCTATTGTGATGACGCAACCGCAGATATTCCATACCGAGATTTAATATCATCTCTTCCTGAATAACTAATATTCCTAACATGTTGGTTATTCAGAGAAATTTCCGAATGCCGCGTCCATGATTTTATAGAGAGCGCCCTGCCTTAGTTATTCTATGCGACACATCGGCTTAAAACAGGAAGCGTCTGCTTTCTTCAAAAGCCTTGGTCTGACTGCATCTGATGCTGTCCGCATGATGCCTGATAAAAGTCGTTCAAGACAAAGCTCTGCCTTTTGATCCTTTGTTCCAAACAAAAAGACATTGATTGCTATGAAAGACGCACGCGTCAGTAAATTAAAAAAATTCGACAGCACTCAATCTCTGATGGATGATCTTTATGCGGAGGATTGAACAAACATCTCAATTTAAACGCGATTATATAAAGAGAATAAAAGCCAGATCCGCAGTTAGATAAACTGCTTTAGCACGGAATAATATAGCTCATTAAATTCTGTAATATTACTTCAGAAGTGTTTTTTCAGCCCCCTTGCGTTCGATGCCAGCCAAGTCCCCAGTAAAATTGACCCCCTATTTTTTGCTCAAAGCTGTCAGCTCAAACGCACCCTAAATCTCTCGTATTTAGCCCTATAAAGCAGCATATAGCTAAAAATAAGTGGATACCCTCATCTCATTTCATCTCAAAAGCGAGAGGACGTCTAAGCATAGGAACCTTACTTGTAAAACTACCGCTGCTTCAATCAAAGGCTTCCTTGCCATCCCCTTTCTTCACCAACTGCTTGGCT includes:
- a CDS encoding GapR family DNA-binding domain-containing protein, which codes for MSSIHATEELTEKLQSIIRLEEEKARLDGQIAEAYRDLKGQKYDIKKAKLAVSRSRKGHPENSIRILINQIVNDRAMSRKLVP
- a CDS encoding helix-turn-helix domain-containing protein, with the protein product MLIMTRHASSETTKIEKVRQWLREERNSRGWSANRLAKEAKLSAEARGKISDIKQQTISAFENGQTKGIPEWVTFVADAFEDHPTPSVIKNITESKCTETSVKLPTQTELRKMLLGLLAPMEIGSPDSWNLKQKIASSLAQRLPIVMTQPQIFHTEI